CCCAGGCGCAGGAGATCATCACGAAAACGCTCACGCCGGATTATCTCAAGTTCAAATTGTACGAGAGTCCCAACGCCAAAATGATCATTGTACCGGACAAGCTTGACGTACCGATTATTGTGAATCCGGGCGCCGATCGCCCGCGCTAATGCATATGATTCATGAACGCTTCTGCTGTATCGCGGTTATGCGACTCCTTCGGCGGAGATGGCTGTTGATCAGCGTGGGCGTGATGGTGGTGCTGGGTGCGGTCCATCTCGTCATCCTCATCGAGGGAGGTAAGCAGGAGCGAGGCGACTCCGCCATTCGGAAATCGGAATCGGTGCCCCCTGCCGGACCCCTGACCGTGGTCACGCTAAAACCGGACCTGGCTGCGGAAGCGGGCATTCACGTGACTCCGGTCGTGAAGGGCGGGTTCCGGCTCCATCGGGATTTTCCCGCGACGGTCCAACCGAATGAGAACGAGTTGGCCGAGGTCACGACGTTGGTCCGCGGCCGGGTGGTGGAGGTCTACGCGGATGTCGGGCAAGATGTGAACAAAGGGGCGGTCTTGGCGTTGTTGCACAGTAAGGACCTGAGCCTGGCTCAAGCGGCGTATGTGAAGGCCGCAGCCCAATCGCACGAGGCCGCATTGGCCTATGAGCGGGCTACCACGCTGTACGAGGAGCTGGTAGTGAGCCTTGCCGAGTTGAATCGGCGCGAAGCTGTGATGAAGACGGCTCGCGCGGAATTGCGGGAAACAACGCATCGGTTGGAGTTGCTGGGTGTACAGGCGGAAGAGATCGAGCGCCTGGACCGGGAGCACACGATCCGTTCCGACGTGCCGATTCGGGCGCCGGTTGCTGGTCGGGTGATCATGCGCAACCTCACGCGCGGTGAAGTCGTGGAGATGGCGCAGAAAATCTTCACGGTGGCCGATCTCTCTGATGTCTGGGTCGTCGGCAAGGTGCCGGAAAAAGACGTGCAGTTCATCCATCGCGAGCAGTCCGTCGAGGTGCGGGCGACGGCGTATCCGGGCCGAGTGTTTCCCGGCACGATCACCTATCTCAGCGACGTGTTGGATCCCGCGACGCGCACCATGCGATTGCGCGTCACGGTCCCGAATCCGAAGAAGTTGTTGAAGCCGGAGATGTTTGCATCGGTACGGGTTTATGCGGAGCCTGAACCGGAGGTCGTGATGGTGCCCGTCGCGGCGGTGCAACGGAGCGGTGAGTCCTCCTATGTGTTCATGCGATTGGAGGGGGGGAGGTTCGAAAAGCGTCCTGTGGTCCTCGGCCCGGAAACCGACCAGGTCGTCGCGGTGTTGAGCGGTCTGCGCGAGGGCGAACTGATCGTCACCGCCGGCACCTTCGTGCTCAAGTCCGAATTCGAAAAATCTCAAATCGAGCCCGTGCAATGATCGACGCCTTGATCGCCTTGTCGCTCCGACGGTGGCCGCTCATCCTGATCCTGGCCGGTCTCTTGGCCGCGGCCGGTGTGGTGGCGTTCCGTCAGTTGCCGATCGACGCCTTCCCGGATGTCACCAACATCCAGGTGCAGATCTTGACCGACGGGCCGGGGCTGTCTCCGATCGAGGTCGAGCGATTCGTCACCATCCCGCTCGAGCTGCAGATGACCGGCTTGCCCGACCTCACCGAAATCCGCTCGCTGTCGAAATTCGCCCTCTCCCAGATCACGGTGGTGTTCAAAGATCATGTGGACCTCTCACGCGCTCGCCAGCTCGTCCTCGAGCGCCTGCTCGAAGCGAAAGCGATCTTGCCGCCGGGGGTCGAGCCGGTCATGGCGCCAGTGACGACCGGCCTCGGCGAAATCTATCAGTACTACTTGGACAGTCCGTCGGTGAACGCGGAGGATCCCGAAGCGCTTGAAGTCGCGCTGACGGAGCAGCGGGTCCTGCAGGATTGGGTGCTTCGGCCGCTTATTAAGACGGTTCCCGGCGTTATCGATGTGAATGCGCTGGGTGGGTTCGTCAAGCAGTATCAGGTGATTGTCGAGCCGGCCAAGCTGCGGAAGTACAACTTGACGCTCGACCAGGTGTTCGAGGCGGTCGCGCAGAACAATGCCAACGCCGGCGGTAATGTCGTGGATCGACACGGCGAACGGTCGATCGTGCGCGGGTTGGGGTTGGTGCGGAACATCGCCGATATTGAGGACATTGTGGTGAAAGAGAACGGTGGCACGCCCGTGTATGTGCACAACCTGGGGGAGGTGCGTATCGGCCACGCGATCCGCCACGGCGCCGCCGTGCTCAACGGCGATCGGGAAGTCGTGGCCGGCATCGTGCTCATGTACCGCGGGGCCAACGCACGACAGGTCGTGGAGGCCGTCAAGGCCAAGGTGGAAGCGATCCATCGCGGCGGCATCCTCCCGGGTGGGCTAAAATTGGTCCCCTTCTACGACCGGTCCGAATTGGTGACGGCGGCCCTTGATACGGTCCGCCAGGCCTTACTGGGGGGAATTCTCCTGGTGGGTCTGGTTCTGTTCGTCACGATCGGCAACGTTCGCAGCGCGCTCATTGTAACGGCGACCCTGATCCTCACGCCGCTGTTGACGTTTCGGATCATGCAGGACCTCGACCTCTCGGCCAATCTCATGTCACTGGGCGGGCTGGCGATCGCCATTGGGATGGTCGTCGACGGGTCGATTGTGGTTGTGGAGAACGTATACCGCCATCTCTCCGAGCCGGGTTCCTCCCCGACGACGCGTTGGGATTTGGTATTACAGGCCTCGAAGGAAGTAGCGCGCCCGATCGCCTTCGCGTTACTCATCATTATCGTGGTGTTTCTGCCGCTGGTGCTCTTGGAAGGCATGGAAGGCAGGCTGTTCGCACCCTTGGCCTACACAGTCATGATCGCCCTGCTGGTGTCGCTGGCGCTGTCTCTGACGGTCACGCCGGTCCTTTGCGCCCTGGGACTCACCGGCGGGGAGCAACAGGAGGCTCTCCTGATACGGTGGGCGAAGACGGCGTATGAGCCGCTGCTCCGATGGACGCTCACCCATCGGCGGCTGGTGCTGGCCGGCGCCCTCCTCCAGTTTGGTGTGACACTGGCGCTCGTGCCGTACCTGGGTCGAGAGTTTGTGCCCGTGCTGGAGGAAGGGGCGCTGACGCCGCTGATCATCCGGTTGCCACGGGTGTCGCTCCCTGAATCCATCGAACTGGAAAAACGGGCCTTACGGGCCCTGCGGGAATTTCCAGAGGTCCGCCTCGCTGTCGGAAAAATCGGTCGATCGGAGATCGGGAATGAACCGCAAGAGGCCAATGAAAGCGATCCGGTCGTCCTGCTGCACCCGCGGGACACCTGGACGACCACTCGGACCAAAGCCGAGCTGGTCGATACGATGCGCCGACGGCTTGCCGAAATCCCCGGCATGTCTTTTATGATGAGCCAACCCATCCAGCAGCGTGTGGACGAGTTGATCTCGGGAGTCAGGACGGAGTTCGCCATTAAGTTGTTCGGAGATGATTTGGATGTCTTGAAGGAACGGGCGGATCAAATCGCCGCCATCATGAGAACGGTCGAAGGAGTGAAAGATCTGCGTGTGGAGCAGATCGCGGGGCAGCCGTACCTCACCGTCGATATCGATCGCCACAAGATCGCACGCTACGGCATCAACGTGGCGGATATTCGCACGATCATCGAAACCGCGATCGGCGGCAAACCCGCGACGAAGGTTTATGAAAATGAGCGACGGTTCGAGCTCATCCTGCGGTTTCCCGAGGAGCACCGGAGCACGGTGCGCCAGATCGGCGAGATTCTGGTCAACTCGGCTGTCGGCGCGCCGATTCCGCTCAGTGAGCTGGCGAAGGTGGAGATGCGCGAGGGCCCCGCGCGCATCAGCCGCGAACAGGTGCGCCGGCGGATCTTCATCGGCTTCAACGTGGTTGGCCGCGATCCTGGCAGCATCGTCGAAGAGGGGCAGCGCAAGCTCGCGGAGCGTCTCCGGTTGCCGTCCGGCTACACCATTACCTGGGGCGGCGCGTTCGAGCAGATGGAACGCGCGATGGCGCGCCTCCGGATCGTCGTGCCGGTCACGATCGGCATAATCGGGCTGTTGCTGGTCCTCGCCTTCAACTCCCTACGCTCGGCGTCGTTGATCGTGGTAAACCTCCCGTTCGCCCTCATTGGCGGCGTGTTCGGGTTGTGGCTGACGGGGCAATACCTGAGTGTGCCGGCAGCGGTCGGGTTTATCGCGCTGTTCGGCGTCGCGGTCGAAAACGGGATCGTACTGGTGTCCACCATCAACGGGATGCGGCAGGCGGGGTTCACCAGCGAAGAGGCCATCCGGCAAGGGTGTCTCCAACGCCTGCGCCCGGTCATGATGACGACGCTGACCACACTGTTGGGGCTAGCGCCCCTGGCGCTGGCGCAGGGCATCGGCTCGGAGGTCCAACGGCCACTCGCGGTCGTTGTGATCGGCGGCCTGGTGAGTTCGACACTGCTCACGCTGATCGTGTTGCCCACGCTCTATCAATGGTTCGAGCCGAGCGATGGGTCGGAAAAAGTGAGTCAATGAACATGGTCCATGCTTTTCGGGATACGATCCCAGAGGCAGTGTTTGCAGTCGAGCGACGCGTTCCTGAGTGGGTCGCAATGCAGTTCAAGCAGGAACGGAGTATCGGTCATGCATCTACCAGCAGCTTGTCGAACAGGCGGAGGGTCTTGCAACTGCGTTACTGGGTCACAACTTTAGCCGGCGTGACCGCATGGCCATCCATCGCAGAGAACCGGCCTGAGTAGGTGATCGCGTATCTCGGGATTGTGGCTGCGGGTGGCACGGTGGTTCCTCCCGAAATCCAGTTGAACAATGGAGATTTCGCCAAGCTTCTGGCGCGGTCCGGCGCCCGGGTTAACTGATCAGAAACGAGACCCCCTGTCAGGCGGCAGTCTTCGCTATCTCAAATAAATGCAAGGAAAGAACGTGCCGCACGTTGCCGTTTATCCCTCACCGGACAGTATTACCACCGACGACGTGACGACGCTGCCCGAATTGTTCCGGCTCAGGTGCCAGCGCTCGCCGGAGCGCGAGGCCTACCGGCAATGTGAAGCTAGCGTATGGCGCAGTTATTCCTGGAGGGAAGTGGAAGGGCTTGTGGCGCGCTGGCAGTTGGCGCTGGCCGGCGAAAATCTTGCTTCGGGAGACCGCGTCGCCGTGCTGCTCAAGAACAGCGTGGAATGGGTCTGTTTCGATCTGGCGGCACAATCGCTGGGACTGGCTGTCGTGCCCCTCTATGCTGCTGACCATGAGAATAACACCACCTACATCCTCGCCGATTCAGGCGCGCGCCTCTTGCTAGTCGGCCACATCGATCAATGGTTTGCATTGGCCGGGCACCGCGCACGATTTCCGCAACTGTCCCACGTGCTGTGCCTGGAGACGGCCTGTACCCCTGTCCCAGCCACCGGCATTCAGGTCAGCTTCATCAAGCACTGGTTACCATCCGGGGCGCGCCCCCAGGTCAATCTGGCCAAGGACACGCACGCGTTGGCGACCATCGTCTATACGTCGGGCACCACGGGCCGCCCGAAGGGCGTCATGCTGTCGCATTTCAATATTCTTTCAAATGCGCAAGCCGTCATCACGCAGGTGCAGGCTTATCCGGAGGATCTATTCCTCTCTTTTCTGCCGCTGTCCCACGCCTTCGAGCGCACCGTCGGCTGCTACCTCCCGATGATGGCAGGGAGTTGCGTGGCCTATGCACGCGCGATCAATAAGCTGGCCGAGGATATTGCGATGGTGCGCCCGACCATTCTGGTCTCCGTGCCACGCATCTACGAACGCATGTACGTCCGGTTGCAGAATCAATTGGGGAAAAAGTGTGCCATGACGCGCGCGCTGTTCCACTGGGCGCAGGAGATTGGATGGAGGCATTTTCAGGCAACCCGTCGTCATGGCGAGGCTCCGGGCAGGTGGGCCGCCCTGTTGCGGCCAGTGCTGCAGTATCTGGTAGCCGACAAATTTCTTGCCCGTTTCGGAGGACGGCTGCGGCTGGCGGTGTCGGGGGGTGCTCCCTTATCTCTCACGCTCTCCCAATGCTTTGTCGGCTTGGGGGTGCCCTTGGTGCAGGGCTACGGCCTGACCGAAGCGGCACCGGTCGTGACCAGCAACCGACCGGAAGACAATCTGCCGGAGTCGGTCGGCATCCCCCTCCCCGGGGTTGAGGTCAGGCTCGGTGAGCAGAATGAATTACTGGTGCGTGGTCCCAACGTCATGATGGGCTACTGGAACCGGCCCGAGGATACGGCCAGGGCGATCAATGCCGAGGGCTGGTTGCACACGGGTGACCAGGCACGCATCGAAAACGGATATGTGTTCATCGTCGGGCGTCTCAAGGAGATCGTTGTCCTGTCCACCGGAGAGAAAATCGTGCCCGAGGCGGTGGAGATGGCACTCGTCCTGGACCCGCTGATCGACCAGGCGATGGTGGTCGGCGAGGGTAAGCCTTATCTGGCCGCACTCTTGGTGCTGAACGCCGGGGCCTGGCGTTCCATGGCCCAAAGATGGTCGTTACCTGCGGAGGATCCCGCCGCGCTGGCCGATGTGCGTCTCCAGCATCATATCGAAAACCTATGCCACCGACGACTGGCCAGCGTCCCCGAGTATGCCCAGGTACGTCGATTTTGGTTGACACTCGAGCCTTGGACCCTCGACAACGATCTTGTCACGCCGACTCTCAAACTCAAACGTCCTGCGATCGAGCAACGTTTTGCGGAACACATTCTCAAGCTTTACTCCGGGCATCTGCCCCCAGCTTGAAGGGCTGCAGATTCCATTCATCGGGAGAGAAGCCGTGGAGACATCCCAAGAGCAGACTGAAGCAAGGCCGAGTCCCGAACCTGCGTCGGAGCTTCTCGACATCGTGCGCACACTGTTCGCTGAACTTCACCGGCACACCGGACCTGACAGGCCCATCACTCTGGACAATTCGCTGGATCGCGATCTCGGTTTCGACAGCTTGGCGCGGGTGGAACTGATGGTGCGTATCCAGCGTGCGTTCGGCGTGGATCTGCCGGAGGACACGCTGGTTCGCGCCACCACTCCCCGTGACCTGCTCGAGGCCCTGCAGAAAGGGGCACGTGGATCGGCACGTCGTGCGCCGATCCAGCCCGGGCCAACGTTGGAATCTGCGCAAGGCGAAGCTGTCGATGCCACCACGTTGCTCGAAGTGATCGACTGGCATGTGCGCCGGCAACCAGACCGCATCCAGGTTATTTATACCGGCGAAAGTGGCGAACAGCCCATCACCTGTCGCGATCTGGCGGAGGCATCTGAACGGGTCGCCGCAGGTCTGCAACACCGTGGCCTTGAAGCGGGACAATCAGTGGCCATCATGTTGCCGACCGGTCCGGAGTATTTTCCGGTCTATGCGGGCATCCTGCTTGCCGGCGGTATTCCCGTGCCCATTTATCCCCCGGCGCACTTGGCCCAAGTGGAAGAACACGTCCGCCGCCATGTCGGCATCTTGTGCAACGCACAAGCCGTCCTCCTGGTGACGATACCGGAAGCGCGCGCCGTGGCATGGCTGCTGCGGGTTCATGTGCCTTCCCTGGGTACGGTGGTGAGCGCGCAGGAACTGCTGCGCTCACGAGAGTCCCTGACCCGGGTACCGGTGGCGGCGCAAGATGTGGCCTTTATCCAATACACTTCCGGCAGCACGGGCGATCCCAAGGGCGTCGTGCTTACCCATGCCAATTTGCTTGCCAACATCCGTGCCATGGGCCAGGCGATCGGCCTCCGCCCCGATGATGTCTTCGTGAGCTGGCTGCCGCTCTACCACGATATGGGACTGATCGGCGCGTGGCTGGGCACGCTCTACTTCGGCATTCCACTGGTCGTCATGTCGCCTCTGGCCTTCCTCGCCCGGCCCGTCCGCTGGCTGCAGGCAGTCCATGCGTACCGCGGTACACTCTCGGCGGCACCCAACTTTGCCTATGAACTGTGTGTCAAGAAGATCGGCGACGAGGAGCTGGCCGGACTTGATCTCAGTTCGTGGCGGCTGGCATTCAACGGCGCGGAAACGGTCTTGCCGGAGACACTGACGCGTTTCGGAAGGCGTTTCGCTCAGTACGGCTTCCACTCCGAGGCACTCACGCCGGTATATGGGCTGGCCGAGTGTTCCGTGGGACTTGCATTTCCGCCATCCGGCCGCGGCCCCCTCATCGATCGTGTCCAGCGAGAATCCTTCACGCGTACCGGCAGCGCTGTACCCGCCGCTCCCGACAATGCCTCTCCGCTATGTTTTGTCTCCTGCGGGCGGCCGTTGCCCGGCCACGAATTGCGGATCGTGGATGCATCCGGTAATGAGCTGGGTGAGCGGCAAGAGGGCCGACTGGAATTCAGGGGGGCGTCGGCCACGCGCGGCTATTTCAACAATCCCCAGGCCACGTCACAGCTGTTCCGTGACGGTTGGCTTGACAGCGGTGACCGTGGGTACATCGCCGGCGGCGAAGTTTTTCTCACGGGGCGGGTCAAGGACATCATCATTCGAGGCGGGCGCAACATCTACCCCCACGAAGTAGAGGAGGTGGTTGGCGAGATACCGGGGGTGAGAAAGGGCTGCGTTGTCGTCTTCGGCAGCCCCGACCCGGCCTCGGGCACCGAGCGGCTGGTGGTCCTCGCTGAAACACGCGAGAGCGGCCAGCGTGAACGCCATCAACTTTGCGAGGCGATCAACGCTGCAATCGTCGAGGTACTGGGCGAGCCTGCTGACCAAATTGCGCTTGCACCGCCCCGTACCGTACTAAAGACTTCCAGTGGCAAGTTGCGTCGAGCCGCCACGCGAGCGCTGTTCGAGGCAGGATTGGCCGGCGAGCACAGGCGTGTCGGGTGGTGGCAGGTAGTCAGCCTTGCCGCGGGTGCATTCATTCCCCAGGTGCAACGCTGGGCGGCAAGGGCAGCGGATGTGTGTTTTGCGGCGTGGGCCTGGTTGGTGTTCTGGCTGGTGGCGCCAATTGTCTGGCTGGTCACCATCTTCACCCCACGCCCTTCCTGGGCCTGGGCAGTCGGCCGGGTCGGTGCACGGCTATTAATTCGGCTGACCGGAACGCCATTCACGGTGACCGGGATGGAGTATCTGCCGCGCGGGACGCCTTGTGTGCTGGTGGTCAATCACGCCAGCTACCTCGACGGTTTCGTCCTGGTGGCGGCGCTGCCAGAACAGTTTGGCTTCGTAGCCAAGCGCGAATTGCTTGAGCACTTCATTCCGCGCGTCTATCTTCAACGCTTGGGCGCGGAGTTCGTTGAACGCTTCGCAGCCCACGAGAGTGTGCAAGATGCTCGGCGGCTGGAGGTCGCGCTGCGCGCCGGGCGTGCGTTGGTCTTTTTCCCCGAGGGCACGTTTACCCGTTTGCCCGGGTTGAAGTCCTTCCGGATGGGGGCCTTTGTTGTGGCCGCCAACACGGGCATCCCGGTTGTGCCGGTGGCGATCTGCGGCACCCGGTCCATTCTGCGTGACGGCCAATGGTGGCCACGGCGCGGCGCGATCACCATCACGTTTGGGGCTCCCTTGCTGCCCGTTACAGACGCGCACGAGGCCTTTGCCGCAGCGGTCGTGCTGCGCGATGCCGTCCGTGCTCATATTTTGCGTCACTGTGGCGAGCCGGACACCCAAGGAGAAGTGTGAAGTCAGACCACCCAGGCTTTATCTTGGCAAGTGCCGCACAAGGCATGACAGGGTCTGCACCGAACTTTTGCTCCGGTGATCGGCGTGTCTTGGCCGGCTGGCATTCGTGGTTTAATGGGCGCATCAGCCTGTAGAGTACTTCGAAAAACTCACAAATTCAGAGGAGATGCCTTGCACGGATGCGCACCCAATGAACGGCACAGGACAGAAGGAGGCTGGATGAGGTGTGGTCCATTACTTGGAGGGCTTGTAGCTCTGGCGGCGTAGCTACTCTGTCAGAGGGTGACGGCTATGGACTCTGGGCAACCAATTGCTGCCGCTCCCGATGTCCGTGAGCGGCTCAAAGCTATTGTCAGGACGTTGGCTGAGACCATCGGCCCCCGGAGTTATCGAGATACCGCAAGTCTGGCCGCGGCTGCCGACTTCATCACGCAGTCGTTTCAAGCGGGCGGATATACGGTTATCTTGCAGCCCTACGAGGTGAATGGGCAGATGTATCGCAACATCATCGCGGAACGGCGAGGGACGGAGGAGCCGGACCGTATCCTTATCGTCGGCGCCCATTACGACACAGTGGAAGGAACACCCGGCGCCGATGATAATGCCAGCGGCATCGCCGTGTTGCTGGAGCTGGCGCGCCTGCATGCGGTGACGCGCTTTCGGAATACGGTGCGCTTTGTCGCGTTTACACTGGAAGAGCCGCCGTTTTTTCGGAGCCGACAGATGGGCAGCCGCGTGTATGCCCGCAGTCTGAAAGAACGTGGAGAACGGGTCGAGGCGATGATCTGTCTGGAAATGGTCGGGTACTATTCGCAGGAGAAAGACAGTCAGTCTTTCCCGTTGTTCTGGCTCCGGTGGCGCTATCCGAGCACGGGTAACTTCATCACCGTCGTGGGCAATTCTGCATCAGAACCATTGCAGGCCCGCGTTCGTGATGGCCTCAAGTCTCACGCGACCTTGCCGGTGGAGACGTTCACCGGGCCCTGGTGGATTCCCGGTGTGGATCTCTCAGATCATGGGTCTTTTTGGAAGGAAGGGTATTCGGCGATCATGCTCACGGATACGGCGTTCTACCGGAACCCGCATTATCACCGGGGTACGGATCGGCCGGATACGCTGGACTACAGCGCGATGGCTGAATTAGCGAAAGGGATAGCCGGGGCTCTGGGAGCGTTGGACCAGTTATCGAACGCGCAACACTAAGAAACAGGAGGAATTGCTGATGAGCCCTGCACCTCCACAAGGTCGCCGTCGATTTGATTTGCCACCGGACGCAGAGAAATACCTGACCTGGTACGGATTCCTCAAGCGACTGCCCACGACGATTTTTCGGCTGTCACTGAGCTACATGCTTGCGTTTGTCATGCTCACGGTGGGACTCGAACTGACCGGAGGAGTTCGTGCCGGCCTCTGGAAGGCTCTCTACTACTTGGGTGGTGTGGTATTCCTTGTGTCCCTGTTCTTGTTCTTCGCCGGCTGGATCAGTCGGCGAAGCGAGTAGGGTTCAGTTGATACCGACAGATGTGGGATTGTAACGGCTTGGGTGTGAGTCAATCAAATATCTACCATGCGGCCTCGTGAACAGTGACCCGTGCTCTGCCCAGCCCTTGCCCGGCTGCGGTCGGCGTCCTAAGTCCTTGACCGATTGGACTTCTCAGCCTCTTGCGGCCGGGCGGACAACCACGCGGACAACCCAGCCCCTCCGATTGAGGCCCCAAGTCGCTGGGTCGCTTCGACGATATGTTGCCACTCCGCATGCGTATAAATGGTATGGATTTTGGTCGATTGCTGGCCGAGCAATTCCATCACCTCGTAGTCTTTGGCGCCCAGTTGCCGATT
This genomic stretch from Nitrospira defluvii harbors:
- a CDS encoding efflux RND transporter periplasmic adaptor subunit, with the translated sequence MRLLRRRWLLISVGVMVVLGAVHLVILIEGGKQERGDSAIRKSESVPPAGPLTVVTLKPDLAAEAGIHVTPVVKGGFRLHRDFPATVQPNENELAEVTTLVRGRVVEVYADVGQDVNKGAVLALLHSKDLSLAQAAYVKAAAQSHEAALAYERATTLYEELVVSLAELNRREAVMKTARAELRETTHRLELLGVQAEEIERLDREHTIRSDVPIRAPVAGRVIMRNLTRGEVVEMAQKIFTVADLSDVWVVGKVPEKDVQFIHREQSVEVRATAYPGRVFPGTITYLSDVLDPATRTMRLRVTVPNPKKLLKPEMFASVRVYAEPEPEVVMVPVAAVQRSGESSYVFMRLEGGRFEKRPVVLGPETDQVVAVLSGLREGELIVTAGTFVLKSEFEKSQIEPVQ
- a CDS encoding efflux RND transporter permease subunit, which gives rise to MIDALIALSLRRWPLILILAGLLAAAGVVAFRQLPIDAFPDVTNIQVQILTDGPGLSPIEVERFVTIPLELQMTGLPDLTEIRSLSKFALSQITVVFKDHVDLSRARQLVLERLLEAKAILPPGVEPVMAPVTTGLGEIYQYYLDSPSVNAEDPEALEVALTEQRVLQDWVLRPLIKTVPGVIDVNALGGFVKQYQVIVEPAKLRKYNLTLDQVFEAVAQNNANAGGNVVDRHGERSIVRGLGLVRNIADIEDIVVKENGGTPVYVHNLGEVRIGHAIRHGAAVLNGDREVVAGIVLMYRGANARQVVEAVKAKVEAIHRGGILPGGLKLVPFYDRSELVTAALDTVRQALLGGILLVGLVLFVTIGNVRSALIVTATLILTPLLTFRIMQDLDLSANLMSLGGLAIAIGMVVDGSIVVVENVYRHLSEPGSSPTTRWDLVLQASKEVARPIAFALLIIIVVFLPLVLLEGMEGRLFAPLAYTVMIALLVSLALSLTVTPVLCALGLTGGEQQEALLIRWAKTAYEPLLRWTLTHRRLVLAGALLQFGVTLALVPYLGREFVPVLEEGALTPLIIRLPRVSLPESIELEKRALRALREFPEVRLAVGKIGRSEIGNEPQEANESDPVVLLHPRDTWTTTRTKAELVDTMRRRLAEIPGMSFMMSQPIQQRVDELISGVRTEFAIKLFGDDLDVLKERADQIAAIMRTVEGVKDLRVEQIAGQPYLTVDIDRHKIARYGINVADIRTIIETAIGGKPATKVYENERRFELILRFPEEHRSTVRQIGEILVNSAVGAPIPLSELAKVEMREGPARISREQVRRRIFIGFNVVGRDPGSIVEEGQRKLAERLRLPSGYTITWGGAFEQMERAMARLRIVVPVTIGIIGLLLVLAFNSLRSASLIVVNLPFALIGGVFGLWLTGQYLSVPAAVGFIALFGVAVENGIVLVSTINGMRQAGFTSEEAIRQGCLQRLRPVMMTTLTTLLGLAPLALAQGIGSEVQRPLAVVVIGGLVSSTLLTLIVLPTLYQWFEPSDGSEKVSQ
- a CDS encoding AMP-dependent synthetase/ligase; this translates as MPHVAVYPSPDSITTDDVTTLPELFRLRCQRSPEREAYRQCEASVWRSYSWREVEGLVARWQLALAGENLASGDRVAVLLKNSVEWVCFDLAAQSLGLAVVPLYAADHENNTTYILADSGARLLLVGHIDQWFALAGHRARFPQLSHVLCLETACTPVPATGIQVSFIKHWLPSGARPQVNLAKDTHALATIVYTSGTTGRPKGVMLSHFNILSNAQAVITQVQAYPEDLFLSFLPLSHAFERTVGCYLPMMAGSCVAYARAINKLAEDIAMVRPTILVSVPRIYERMYVRLQNQLGKKCAMTRALFHWAQEIGWRHFQATRRHGEAPGRWAALLRPVLQYLVADKFLARFGGRLRLAVSGGAPLSLTLSQCFVGLGVPLVQGYGLTEAAPVVTSNRPEDNLPESVGIPLPGVEVRLGEQNELLVRGPNVMMGYWNRPEDTARAINAEGWLHTGDQARIENGYVFIVGRLKEIVVLSTGEKIVPEAVEMALVLDPLIDQAMVVGEGKPYLAALLVLNAGAWRSMAQRWSLPAEDPAALADVRLQHHIENLCHRRLASVPEYAQVRRFWLTLEPWTLDNDLVTPTLKLKRPAIEQRFAEHILKLYSGHLPPA
- a CDS encoding AMP-binding protein, with protein sequence METSQEQTEARPSPEPASELLDIVRTLFAELHRHTGPDRPITLDNSLDRDLGFDSLARVELMVRIQRAFGVDLPEDTLVRATTPRDLLEALQKGARGSARRAPIQPGPTLESAQGEAVDATTLLEVIDWHVRRQPDRIQVIYTGESGEQPITCRDLAEASERVAAGLQHRGLEAGQSVAIMLPTGPEYFPVYAGILLAGGIPVPIYPPAHLAQVEEHVRRHVGILCNAQAVLLVTIPEARAVAWLLRVHVPSLGTVVSAQELLRSRESLTRVPVAAQDVAFIQYTSGSTGDPKGVVLTHANLLANIRAMGQAIGLRPDDVFVSWLPLYHDMGLIGAWLGTLYFGIPLVVMSPLAFLARPVRWLQAVHAYRGTLSAAPNFAYELCVKKIGDEELAGLDLSSWRLAFNGAETVLPETLTRFGRRFAQYGFHSEALTPVYGLAECSVGLAFPPSGRGPLIDRVQRESFTRTGSAVPAAPDNASPLCFVSCGRPLPGHELRIVDASGNELGERQEGRLEFRGASATRGYFNNPQATSQLFRDGWLDSGDRGYIAGGEVFLTGRVKDIIIRGGRNIYPHEVEEVVGEIPGVRKGCVVVFGSPDPASGTERLVVLAETRESGQRERHQLCEAINAAIVEVLGEPADQIALAPPRTVLKTSSGKLRRAATRALFEAGLAGEHRRVGWWQVVSLAAGAFIPQVQRWAARAADVCFAAWAWLVFWLVAPIVWLVTIFTPRPSWAWAVGRVGARLLIRLTGTPFTVTGMEYLPRGTPCVLVVNHASYLDGFVLVAALPEQFGFVAKRELLEHFIPRVYLQRLGAEFVERFAAHESVQDARRLEVALRAGRALVFFPEGTFTRLPGLKSFRMGAFVVAANTGIPVVPVAICGTRSILRDGQWWPRRGAITITFGAPLLPVTDAHEAFAAAVVLRDAVRAHILRHCGEPDTQGEV
- a CDS encoding M28 family peptidase; protein product: MDSGQPIAAAPDVRERLKAIVRTLAETIGPRSYRDTASLAAAADFITQSFQAGGYTVILQPYEVNGQMYRNIIAERRGTEEPDRILIVGAHYDTVEGTPGADDNASGIAVLLELARLHAVTRFRNTVRFVAFTLEEPPFFRSRQMGSRVYARSLKERGERVEAMICLEMVGYYSQEKDSQSFPLFWLRWRYPSTGNFITVVGNSASEPLQARVRDGLKSHATLPVETFTGPWWIPGVDLSDHGSFWKEGYSAIMLTDTAFYRNPHYHRGTDRPDTLDYSAMAELAKGIAGALGALDQLSNAQH